Sequence from the Epinephelus moara isolate mb chromosome 19, YSFRI_EMoa_1.0, whole genome shotgun sequence genome:
AGACAATGGGACACAAGTGTCTGATTTAAGTGTAACCAGGAAACAAGCAATGGGCAGGTCACATTATTAGTATTTACCATGCCAGCAAACCTGGTATTTATCATTTTAACAGTCAGTACAGTAGACTTTTTAACAGCAACCTGCCTCATGAAGTGAGATATAGACCTGAGTTAAATGTGTCTCTTGTGTATTGGAGTCAAACTAATCTTATTAATAATTTTAAAGGACATGAAAAGGCATGAAAATACTTGTATGTGTTTTGTAAATATGTCTCACTCCTCTTGCAGCATGTTTTGAGTATGTTACACTTGTGTGTGAGCACTGCATGGAACCATGATGTGCCAGTGTGTCCTCTGAATATGATAAGCACTTCTTTGTATACAATTTGAtgtttctttcttctcctttcAGGACACACTGATTGTCTGGTCGGAAGCAGATAATTATGACCTTGCCCTAAGTTTCCAGGAAAAGGCAGGCTGCGATGAGATCTGGGAGAAGATTTGCCAGGTAAAGTAAATCCAGTTTTACAAAGCTTGGTGCATTCCtttataacatttatttacttgAGAGTACATAAACAGGAGTGGTGCCAGTTTGCTGGTGATGATATTTTAATAACCCGACTGCAAAGGGCAAGAGGCACCACATTGATATTTCTGGTTAAGGTCTTAACGTCATACCTACCAACTATTTATTTTCCAGGTTCAAGGCAAGGACCCTGCTCTGGACATCACCCAGGACCCCATTGATGAGTCCGAGGAGGAGCGCTTTGAGGAGATTCCAGAGACAAGCCACCTGGTGGAGCTCCCGCCATGCGAGCTAAGCCGACTGGAGGAGATCGCTGACCTTGTTACCTCTGTCCTGTCTTCGCCCATCCGAAGGGAAAAACTCGCTTTGGCCTTGATGAGCGAGGGCTACATCAAGAAACTCCTGGGTCTCTTCAGAGTATGTGAGGACCTGGACAACAGGGAAGGTCTTCATCACCTCTATGAGATTGTCCGGGGTGTCTTGTTCCTCAATAAAGCAGCCCTCTTTGAGGTGATGTTCTCTGATGACTGTATCATGGATGTAGTGGGCTGCCTTGAGTATGACCCAGCGCTGGTTCAGCCTAAACGGCACCGGGAATTCTTGACCAAGACAGCAAAGTTTAAGGAGGTGATCCCTATCACGGACTCAGAGCTGCGGCAGAAGATCCACCAGACCTACCGGGTGCAGTACATCCAGGACATCATCCTGCCCACACCATCTGTTTTTGAGGAGAACTTCCTGTCCACACTCACGTCCTTCATCTTCTTCAACAAGGTGGAGATTGTCAGTATGTTGCAGGTAAGGATTCAAGCCAGGTAACTTGTATAATTCTTTGAGGCACAATTGTATTAACAAGCCATTCTCTAATGAGTTTTTTCTGTACCACATTTCTATGTCAGCTGAACAGGTTGGAGTTGAACATTTCTGCATGTACTGTGTTTTCCTACATCTATGATCACTAAAGTGAAATTTGTTTGACAGGTGTGAGAGAACCTGCCCTCCCTGTAATTccagatgatgatgacagttCATACTTGATAATAAATTGATACCTGAATTTCCAGTGATTGAAATGGATAAAGATTGTGACGATCTGACTGTAAATGGCGTCGTCAAACAATGTATGGCTGGCCAGGAGACTTTTCACAGTATTTTAGTTTTCGTCCACAAGTGAAAGATGTGTCTGCACGTCAAGTTttgtaatgtaatataaaataatgaaaccATTTTTGAAAAGTCATTCAGAGAATAAGGTCAGGTCCTTGTATTACTTATAAGTAATTTTCAACATGAGGCTTATGTGAGGCAGGTGTTATTTGAAAATAATTCGTACCATACAGTCATTTTCTTGATGCAAACAGTATCTTACAGTCCATCCATTTCATATTCAAGtgatcatttttaaataaacacattttagggCTAATAAGGAAGGGTAGTAGTCTATAAGAATCATGAGTTGTGTCAGTGCTCACGTTTTTTATTCCTGAATCTTGTAGCTGTAAAACCCCAACGTAAAATGTCCAGGATTCAGTTTTGTAATCGTCTTTGGTTTGACTTTATATTTTAACCTTAATATTTTGATTTCTTAACCCTGTTTTCCATGTGCCGCAGGAGGACGAGAAGTTCCTAACAGAGGTCTTTGCACAGCTCACAGACGAAGCCACAGAGGACAGTAAAAGGAGAGAGCTTGTAAGTCAAACAGTTGTCATATCTCCAGACCACATGTTGTAATGATACCTTTAGTGGTAAAATGTAGAAACCTAAAGGTTGGATAGTAATATGAAGTTGGCTTTCATTGCTGTTAGAACAAAATGTGCTCAGTACTACTGTTCTTGTTAAATGGATTCATTTTGCTGTCTGTAATCCCATTTCTTTCCTAGGGTTAAAGATTTCCTGCATGGGTTTTCATACTGATTTTGATATGAACTGCCTCTTTGTCTATTGGCCTGTAATACAACATCATTCAACAGTGTAGTTTCTCACTGAGAATGAAATGGGGAATCATTCATTCTGTTGGTCCATGCAGTTGTCATTTATTCAACTTCTGAAAAGCTTCACATCCTGGAATGGTGAAGATGACTTTGTTTCAGACTGAACTACAAATGAATTCTCCCACTGTTGTACAACATCACAAATTAAACAGTGCTTGGGGATAGTATTTTTGTCAGTGACCTTAAACTGTTTGCTTTAATCTGTCAAATGCTAATCAATCAATACAtctgttttttctctgtatCCCTCAGGTGAACTTTGTCAAGGAATTCTGTGCTTTTTCACAAACGTTGCAGCCACAAAACAGGGACGCTTTCTTCAAAACTCTGGCAAATCTAGGCATTTTACCTGCTCTTGAAATAGTCATGGTATGTTCTGGGCTTTGCATTTGCCTATTAATTATAAACATTTATTGTGTGTAGAATTATCTTTTTGTTGCTGTCTTTAACTCTTACTTTTCCCATGTTCAGGGAATGGATGACCTGCAGGTGAGGGCAGCAGCTACAGACATCTTCTCTTACCTGGTGGAATTCAGCCCCTCCATGGTCAGGGAGTTTGTCATGCAGGAACCACAACAGACGGACGACGTAAGCACCTGAACATCACTGTCAACAAGCCTGCATTCACTTTTTAGATGCCAGGGAGATGTTTAGTTTAAGTCCAGCCACAGCTTAATTAATAAAAGTTGATGTAGCACAGCATTGATGTGACAAAAGGAAtagtttaacagtttaaatTATGTACAGTCAAGTTTGTTGTTACTTGTATGAAATGTTTGGTGCTGAGTGATGTACAAACAGACATTTACAGAAATCCCTCATACATTTTTTTACAGCACTGTGCTGCATCAATTTTACAATTCATGTTCTCAAATAGCTTCACTTGGCAAAAAGCTTTCCAAATGAACATATGCATGTAAAGCCTTACGTGCTCTTAAAAGCAGTGCTTGTCTCTCCTAGTAATCGAGGTGTTCTCTAAATATCAAATAAGCTTTTTTGATCCTGTGTGATTGTGAGCTGTTTGCTAAAAGATACAATACAGAATAGATACAATGAAGTGAAATAAAGTGTCTTGCTTTTAAGCCAGCTGTGGAGGTAGTATCACCTCCGAGTTGACGTCTGTGTACAAAGTGTGAGCCGGCAGCACATGACAAGCGCTGCCCAGTGCATATGATTTGTCATATTAGACGCAGACACTGTTTTGTTGCACGTAACGGCTCTTTTGCTTCTGAAATGCCgacatgctgtctaaaatcacacactggagtggcatTACGCAGGTGTTCTTTGGGTTCTGTATAACAAAGCAAAGGCATCATCATGAAGGATCTTTGTTGAGGCAGTGTTGcaggatctctgtgtaaaaagggctgttGAAATAAATTTTCTTTCAGTAGGGTTAGCGTTGctttagtgtttgtttgtttgtaattagATTACACCGTCAGACCGAAACTGCataattttgactgttttttgctttgtgttgttttacagGATGTTCTGCTGATAAATGTTGTGATCAAGCAGATGATTTGTGACTCTGACCCAGAGTTAGGAGGGGCCGTCCAGCTGATGGGTCTGCTCAGGACGCTCATTGACCCTGAGAACATGCTGGCTTCCACCAATGTAAGCAgaatcaacacacacactcaacccTTAATGGAGATCAGCTATAAAATAACATAATGATGTTTTATATTATGCTTCCATTAATCACAATGGCCCCAGATAAATGCCAGTTTTTGCTTTGTCCAACAGTAAAACAGCATATATCACagcttcttttcattttgtttcctctTAGAAAACAGAGAAGACAGAATTTTTGAGTTTCTTCTACAAGTACTGCATGCATGTCCTGACTGCTCCTCTGCTGGCCAACACTGCACATGACAAAAACTCAAAAGGTGAGCTGGGGACAGGGGTCTTGCATAAACTGAGCTGGACTGTTTTAGACTGCATGATAAGCGGAGAAATTGACtgattattttgtgtcatggCCTTTCAGACCTGCAAGAGGGGTCAACTAAGATCAACCCGGTCTGTCCAGGTGAGTGTTACATAACTCAGCATCAAGCATGAACTGCCCAACAGTCAAAAACCTGTGAATATCAGAGTTCCAGTGTTTGCTGGAGATGATTATCTCCTATAGAATGGTGGTAGTATCTTaattttgtcttgtttattttgtaattttgtcTCACATTTCTGAAATAAGGGTGAAATAAATGAACAAGTACCTCTTCATGGTGGCTTAAATGATGCCGTGGCCATGATTTCTATATCATATGAGCAGTCCCAAGGTTACAAAGCAAAAtaacaagtgtttttttgtttcaaagaACTTATGTTATTGCATATTTTAGGATTGCACTCTTGCTTTATATTGAATATCTAAACATAATGGGGCTTGTGTCCAGAAAAATGGCAGGTCTTTAAGGTATAGTCTGCAGCTTAACGTGAGTTTTGAGAGTCGTGCATTGCTTCCTGGTGTGAAGTAGTTTTGTTGTCCATTTTCTGTAGACAACTTCCAGACAGCCCAGCTGCTGGCACTCATCCTGGAACTTCTGACCTTCTGTGTGGAGCATCACACCTACCACATCAAGACCTACATCATGAACAAAGACCTGCTCAGGAGAGTGCTGGTGCTCATGAACTCAAAACACACCTTCCTTGCTCTTTGTAAGTCCCTACATACTCAAACGGATCATGCGCACACACCTTTTTGCTGATTTGTCTTCTCTGTCTGTAAATGGGTTGTCAATGGTTATCCTACTTTCTATAAAGTCACGGACGAGCAAATAGCTCCATTTTTACTAAGTTGTTGCCTGTTTCTGTCCAAGGTGCCCTGCGTTTCATGCGCAGGATCATTGGTCTGAAGGATGAGTACTACAACCGCTACATCATCAAAGGGAACCTGTTTGAGCCTGTCATTAATGCCCTGCTGGACAACGGCACCCGATACAACCTCCTCAACTCTGCCATCATAGAGCTCTTTGAGTTCATTAAAGTGGTGTGTAGACAAACAAAATGTACCTCAGTGAAATATACTTGGCACAGAGTGTGTGCACGCGGCACTGACAGTAGACTGTAATTTTCCTCCGTGTCTTTTCTTTCCAGGAGGACGTCAAGTCTCTCATAGCTCACATTGTGGATAACTTCTACAAAGCACTTGAATCCATTGAATATGTCCAGACTTTCAAGGGCCTGAAGGGCCGGTACGAGcaggaaaaagacagacagagtcagagacTCAACAGGTTGGTAGACTAGTTGGACACTAAAGTTAAATCAAAGGTTTTATTGTGCCTTTGTTATATTCCCCCATACATGTTTTCATCGCTTTTTTCTGTAGATAACTGTGCCTCATGATGTACATTTTCCTCTGTAGATATCGCAGAGATGCGCGGTCGTTGGACGAGGATGAGGAGCTGTGGTTCAATGACGACGACGATGACGATGATGGAGAGGCTGTGGAGAAGAGCCGAATGGAGGATGACTTCTCCGACAGCTACGGGAAGTACATGGAAGCCAAAAAAGGTAAGCTGAGCTGGTGTTGCTGGATGTATAGTTTCCTCCAGATTGCAACAGCCCTTTAAGTTTGACGTTTATAGTCTCTGTTACTTCAGGAGCTGCCAACGGAGCTAATGGTGCCAACAATAACGGGAAAGCTGCTGCAATCCCACCTGCCTCACCAGCCGTCACTCCAAACAACAGTTCATCTTCCTCTGTCAAAACAGTCGCTCTTCCTGCCACACCAGTAGTGAAGGTAATGACAAATTTACCTCTTCATCATGTAGAAATTAGAATGGGAACCATAGAGATtttgaaattatttaatttctCCTTACTTGTGCTTTGAATGTGGGCGTTTTTGTTGATTGTTCTGTTTGTCTCACTGTTTCTCCTAGACTGCTCTGGTTGGTTTGGTGGACTACCctgatgatgaggatgaagaggaagaagatgaggaggaagatcAGTCTCCCAGGAAGCGGCCCCGTCTGAGCTCTTAAGGCTAACTGTCCTCTGTTTGGTCGTAGTGGACGGACACAGAGTCCCTCCCATCCTCCCTCCTCTGGTCGTCTCATTGGTCCTTGGCCTGCCTGTGCCACCCGTCAGTCTCACTGAGGAGACGGGCAAAGACGAGCTCCCACCTCACCCACTCCCTCCTGATTTCTgctcctcttttctccctcaGTGAAAGGAGATGGAGAGCTTTTCTTTTGAAAGACAAATCAGTCTGTTGATTTTTACCTCTTCCTTTTACCAACAGCCTCCTATTGGAGGTGCCAGAGtctccttttcttcctcctgAGGAGAAACTCATTGACCCTTTGCAAAGtcatccctcctctctgtcataACGACCTCCTGCTCTCCCAGTGCTGACCTCCTCCTGAACAACTTTCTCCTCTTCATCCACCATCCTACGTACCGACCAGAGAGGCTGCGGTGGATGTAACAGTGCCAAGGCGGTTCCCAACTCTGCTCTGTTGCTATAGCAACAGTAGCACGGAAGCTGCGGTACTACAGCAACCCCACAGGAACCCTCGTGTTCTTATTTGAACTCTCCCTTCCATCCTTCTCAAACCCGAACCGATGAGCTCCAGAGACAGAGGAAGCCAGAACACAACCAGCCAGTGTAAGAACTGTTCAGGAGGCCAGTCAGGCTAGCAGGACTAGCCATCATAGTTATAGGAAGCTTGACTGGCTGAAGCCGTGTGTGCTGCCCTGCCACAGAACTGTTCACTTTTGTCGGAGACCGAGGGATCTAGTCAACACGGAAGAGTTAAACGAAATGTTGAGTGGCGAGGGAGGTCAGAAATGATGAAAACTCAGCAGTGATGAGGCTTAGATCCAGAGGAGCAGGACTCAGACCTACAAAAGCCATGGCGTCAGTTTGGccaaggcacacacacaaaaaacacacacacgtctcaCACACAGGACTGCGTTCGCCAGAGATCCTGTATTTCATGACTTTGTTAAAAAGTACTgtacagatgttttattttctttttaatcatttttcccTGATCTGATTTTCAAAGGGGGAGAAAGATCCCTACCTAcctgtgtatttttgttgtcGTTGCACAAAAGGTGGGGTCACTGTTCACCCTCTCAGTCCAGTTCATTTGATTCAATGTAAAATGCAGAGACGTTGCAAATGCTggttttaataacaacatattAAAACTGCAGTAAAGTCATTTTTGCAGCCATGTTTTTGAGGATGTCTGGAGTTTTGTATTTTAGTGGATTTCAAGAATTTAGTGGCCTCATTATGATGCACATGCAGCCCAGTTTTTTGTTTCAACTGGGCGACAAACCTGAGCTGTCGGTGTGCTTAGAGTAGATTAGTGCACACTCTTGTTTCAGGAGGTCCAAGTCCTGGCACCCTTCTCTCAGACAGATCTCAGGTTCAGAGTTTGCATCAGAAACAAAAAGCTCCCCACCTTGTCTGTGCACTGTAACACTGCTAGCTGGTCAAACATCTCACGTTTATTACTGAATGAAGAAAGATTCTAGTGAGCTGCAAGGAACTTAAGGTGCCAGTGACTTTATCCCAGTTTGAAGGTCCACAATTTTAAAACCAGTTGATTCAGAAGTATTCAGCTTGGTTAAAAAGTTTACATCTAAGTTTGAGTTTCTTTGGCCTGTCCATAAAACAACTCTGCAGATCAAAAATAAGTTGAATGATTGGAtgagctgtttttattattacaaaGATGATTAAACCCCAGAGTTGATGCAGTGCAGTTTGAGAATCAAACCGTGTTGTTAAAGTGGATTATTTCTGACACAACACGCCGGTTTGACGAGGTCAGCAGGCCCTGAGGCATTTTATTGTCGCGTTAAAACATTTCTCCTGTTGTATCTTCTGTCCTGGCCTCGCCACAAGCACACTGAGAGGCAGATGAAGGCAGCAAATTAGCTAAAAATGCCAGACCACACAGACTTCTGTCGAACCACGAGCAGCACAACTAAAACACATATTGCCAATGTGCTTTTCGTAATTCAGCAGTACCTGAGCAGCGAATTGTCTTTCCTCCTGTCTGTTAGCGTCACCCAACAATATGACTGTTGTTGCTCCCCCTTGATGAATTTGTACCAAGTGCATTTACTACCACTATCCATTCTTAACATTTGTATGAATTTATTTGATAAGTTTTGAAATTAAATGTGACCCTGACATTGAACTTGTGAATCTAGCCTTGTTTTATAATGGTAATTTACTGATTTGGCCATTGGAGCTGCAAAATTTCTAATTGATCCTGACTTATTACTTTGAGTGAGtccagatgtttgtttttaatcacatCTCCCAAATTTGGCTCTTTCTTGGTATAGTACATTTTGTGCAAATTTCACAGCAAGGAAtcaacagtgtttttaaaaatatttttgtaccACAGAAGTGATTCATGCACGGTGTTCTGTACTCAGGAAAATGAGAACATATGGTAATAAATCCGCCTTTTTTCCAGATTTAAACAGAAGATCAATTTCAGACCAGCATCCTACCGACTGACCACAAAGCTCTGATCAGCTGACTAGTTTTTCTACACAAAGTCTGGAGTCGAGCTCATTACtataaaatgtgatttattaAACAGCGTACATGAAATACTGCATTCCTCGTAGAAAGCAATACACT
This genomic interval carries:
- the LOC126406313 gene encoding serine/threonine-protein phosphatase 4 regulatory subunit 3-B-like isoform X2; this encodes MSDTRRRVKVYTLNEDRQWDDRGTGHVSSTFVDRLKAMSLLVRAESDGSLLLESKISPNTAYQKQQDTLIVWSEADNYDLALSFQEKAGCDEIWEKICQVQGKDPALDITQDPIDESEEERFEEIPETSHLVELPPCELSRLEEIADLVTSVLSSPIRREKLALALMSEGYIKKLLGLFRVCEDLDNREGLHHLYEIVRGVLFLNKAALFEVMFSDDCIMDVVGCLEYDPALVQPKRHREFLTKTAKFKEVIPITDSELRQKIHQTYRVQYIQDIILPTPSVFEENFLSTLTSFIFFNKVEIVSMLQEDEKFLTEVFAQLTDEATEDSKRRELVNFVKEFCAFSQTLQPQNRDAFFKTLANLGILPALEIVMGMDDLQVRAAATDIFSYLVEFSPSMVREFVMQEPQQTDDDVLLINVVIKQMICDSDPELGGAVQLMGLLRTLIDPENMLASTNKTEKTEFLSFFYKYCMHVLTAPLLANTAHDKNSKDLQEGSTKINPVCPDNFQTAQLLALILELLTFCVEHHTYHIKTYIMNKDLLRRVLVLMNSKHTFLALCALRFMRRIIGLKDEYYNRYIIKGNLFEPVINALLDNGTRYNLLNSAIIELFEFIKVEDVKSLIAHIVDNFYKALESIEYVQTFKGLKGRYEQEKDRQSQRLNRYRRDARSLDEDEELWFNDDDDDDDGEAVEKSRMEDDFSDSYGKYMEAKKGAANGANGANNNGKAAAIPPASPAVTPNNSSSSSVKTVALPATPVVKTALVGLVDYPDDEDEEEEDEEEDQSPRKRPRLSS
- the LOC126406313 gene encoding serine/threonine-protein phosphatase 4 regulatory subunit 3-B-like isoform X1 produces the protein MSDTRRRVKVYTLNEDRQWDDRGTGHVSSTFVDRLKAMSLLVRAESDGSLLLESKISPNTAYQKQQDTLIVWSEADNYDLALSFQEKAGCDEIWEKICQVQGKDPALDITQDPIDESEEERFEEIPETSHLVELPPCELSRLEEIADLVTSVLSSPIRREKLALALMSEGYIKKLLGLFRVCEDLDNREGLHHLYEIVRGVLFLNKAALFEVMFSDDCIMDVVGCLEYDPALVQPKRHREFLTKTAKFKEVIPITDSELRQKIHQTYRVQYIQDIILPTPSVFEENFLSTLTSFIFFNKVEIVSMLQEDEKFLTEVFAQLTDEATEDSKRRELVNFVKEFCAFSQTLQPQNRDAFFKTLANLGILPALEIVMGMDDLQVRAAATDIFSYLVEFSPSMVREFVMQEPQQTDDDVLLINVVIKQMICDSDPELGGAVQLMGLLRTLIDPENMLASTNKTEKTEFLSFFYKYCMHVLTAPLLANTAHDKNSKDLQEGSTKINPVCPDNFQTAQLLALILELLTFCVEHHTYHIKTYIMNKDLLRRVLVLMNSKHTFLALCALRFMRRIIGLKDEYYNRYIIKGNLFEPVINALLDNGTRYNLLNSAIIELFEFIKVEDVKSLIAHIVDNFYKALESIEYVQTFKGLKGRYEQEKDRQSQRLNRYRRDARSLDEDEELWFNDDDDDDDGEAVEKSRMEDDFSDSYGKYMEAKKVSVTSGAANGANGANNNGKAAAIPPASPAVTPNNSSSSSVKTVALPATPVVKTALVGLVDYPDDEDEEEEDEEEDQSPRKRPRLSS